The following are from one region of the Salvia splendens isolate huo1 chromosome 2, SspV2, whole genome shotgun sequence genome:
- the LOC121779798 gene encoding glutaredoxin-C9-like, which translates to MSIGQEFKNMQRRLSSSSAGAAECKIMVEESPLVVVARRGCCMSFVVRRLLQSVGANPDVCEVEERHVDELARHLGESGGGVLMQFPAVFVGGRWFGGIERVIATLIREELRPLLKQAGGLWL; encoded by the coding sequence ATGTCAATAGGTCAAGAATTCAAGAATATGCAACGGCggctctcctcctcctccgccggaGCGGCCGAGTGCAAGATCATGGTGGAGGAGAGCCCCTTGGTGGTGGTGGCACGACGAGGCTGTTGCATGAGCTTCGTCGTGAGGCGCCTGCTCCAGTCTGTCGGCGCCAACCCGGACGTGTGCGAGGTCGAGGAGAGGCACGTCGACGAGCTGGCTCGTCATTTGGGGGAGTCGGGTGGCGGGGTGCTGATGCAGTTTCCGGCCGTGTTCGTTGGGGGCCGGTGGTTTGGTGGGATCGAGCGGGTTATCGCCACGCTCATCAGGGAGGAGCTCAGGCCGTTGCTCAAGCAAGCTGGAGGATTGTGGTTGTGA